From Helicoverpa armigera isolate CAAS_96S chromosome 29, ASM3070526v1, whole genome shotgun sequence, the proteins below share one genomic window:
- the LOC110377835 gene encoding uncharacterized protein LOC110377835 isoform X2 produces MSHCAGMAEVFRNLEKEGKTNIDNLVKWMQDSKLIESTKEEQDRARAMFSAVADATRITMDEFKHVISQLAAEMAEVFRDLEREGKTNIENLVKWMRDSKLIESTKEEQDRAKALFSAVADVTRITVDEFKHVISQLAADNRDTVEHYSKQLADEGLRVKRATDEGIAAFKDALARK; encoded by the exons ATGTCTCATTGCGCAGGGATGGCAGAAGTATTCCGAAATCTagaaaaagaaggaaaaacCAATATCGATAACTTAGTGAAATGGATGCAAGATT CAAAACTGATAGAGTCTACGAAAGAAGAACAGGACCGGGCCAGGGCAATGTTCAGCGCAGTGGCCGACGCTACCCGCATCACAATGGACGAGTTCAAGCATGTCATCTCGCAGCTGGCCGCAG AGATGGCTGAAGTATTCAGAGATCTTGAAAGAGAAGGAAAAACCAATATTGAGAATTTAGTGAAATGGATGCGAGATT caaaactaatagaatcGACCAAAGAAGAACAAGACAGAGCCAAAGCACTTTTCAGCGCAGTAGCCGACGTGACACGCATTACAGTGGACGAATTCAAACACGTGATCTCGCAACTAGCCGCGGATAACAGGGATACTGTTGAACACTACTCCAAGCAGCTCGCTGATGAAGGACTGAGGGTGAAGAGAGCCACAGATGAGGGTATCGCGGCGTTCAAAGATGCTCTGGCAAGGAAATGA
- the LOC110377835 gene encoding uncharacterized protein LOC110377835 isoform X1, giving the protein MSHCAGMAEVFRNLEKEGKTNIDNLVKWMQDSKLIESTKEEQDRARAMFSAVADATRITMDEFKHVISQLAAGNAETVEDFSRQLADEGPCLMRAATQEMAEVFRDLEREGKTNIENLVKWMRDSKLIESTKEEQDRAKALFSAVADVTRITVDEFKHVISQLAADNRDTVEHYSKQLADEGLRVKRATDEGIAAFKDALARK; this is encoded by the exons ATGTCTCATTGCGCAGGGATGGCAGAAGTATTCCGAAATCTagaaaaagaaggaaaaacCAATATCGATAACTTAGTGAAATGGATGCAAGATT CAAAACTGATAGAGTCTACGAAAGAAGAACAGGACCGGGCCAGGGCAATGTTCAGCGCAGTGGCCGACGCTACCCGCATCACAATGGACGAGTTCAAGCATGTCATCTCGCAGCTGGCCGCAGGTAACGCGGAGACTGTTGAAGACTTCTCCAGGCAGCTGGCTGATGAAGGACCCTGTCTCATGAGAGCGGCTACTCAGG AGATGGCTGAAGTATTCAGAGATCTTGAAAGAGAAGGAAAAACCAATATTGAGAATTTAGTGAAATGGATGCGAGATT caaaactaatagaatcGACCAAAGAAGAACAAGACAGAGCCAAAGCACTTTTCAGCGCAGTAGCCGACGTGACACGCATTACAGTGGACGAATTCAAACACGTGATCTCGCAACTAGCCGCGGATAACAGGGATACTGTTGAACACTACTCCAAGCAGCTCGCTGATGAAGGACTGAGGGTGAAGAGAGCCACAGATGAGGGTATCGCGGCGTTCAAAGATGCTCTGGCAAGGAAATGA
- the LOC110377845 gene encoding uncharacterized protein LOC110377845, translating into MEAVFSDLQKQGKNNVDNLVKWLKDAKIIDQSKEQEEKLRSFFADVPDKKNVAVDKFKEVLGKVTEEFKKNAEVVAKQLAENGPKLLQAVRQAAEGATSVVKDLIPKGK; encoded by the exons ATGGAAGCTGTATTTAGTGATTTACAGAAACAGGGGAAAAATAACGTCGACAATTTGGTGAAATGGTTAAAAGATG CAAAAATAATAGACCAAAGCAAAGAACAAGAGGAGAAACTCCGCAGTTTCTTCGCCGACGTGCCGGACAAGAAGAATGTGGCCGTGGACAAGTTTAAAGAAGTTCTCGGTAAAGTCACAGAAGAATTCAAGAAGAACGCAGAAGTAGTGGCCAAGCAGTTGGCGGAGAACGGGCCCAAGTTGCTGCAGGCGGTTAGACAGGCGGCAGAGGGGGCTACTAGCGTGGTAAAAGATCTCATACCTAAAGGGAAGTGA
- the LOC135116538 gene encoding uncharacterized protein LOC135116538 translates to MEAIFNDLQKQGKNNVDNLVKWFKDAKIIDQSKEQEEKLRSFFADVPDKKNVAVDKFKEVLGKVTEEFKKNAEVVAKQLAESGPNVLQSVKQAATSAIKDLIPKF, encoded by the exons atggaAGCTATATTTAATGATTTACAGAAGCAGGGGAAAAATAATGTGGATAATCTGGTCAAATGGTTTAAAGATG CAAAAATAATAGACCAAAGCAAAGAACAAGAGGAGAAACTACGCAGCTTCTTCGCCGACGTGCCGGACAAGAAGAACGTGGCCGTGGACAAGTTTAAAGAAGTTCTCGGTAAAGTCACAGAAGAATTCAAGAAGAACGCAGAAGTAGTGGCCAAGCAGTTGGCGGAGAGCGGGCCCAATGTGCTGCAGTCGGTTAAACAGGCGGCCACGAGCGCGATAAAAGATCTCATACCGAAATTCTAG
- the LOC135119068 gene encoding uncharacterized protein LOC135119068, whose product MNMDDVFRDLEKHGKTDVDHLVQWMKDSKLIDATKEQEMKARKLFMDAHDVHRVELNKFKEVIEKLAAEQKKTVEQLSKQLAAEGPRFVNAAMAGLAAFTEALKGK is encoded by the exons atgaatatggACGATGTATTTAGGGACCTTGAGAAACACGGCAAGACGGATGTGGATCACTTGGTACAATGGATGAAAGACT CAAAACTGATAGATGCAACCAAGGAGCAGGAGATGAAGGCTCGCAAGCTCTTCATGGATGCTCACGATGTACATCGCGTCGAACTGAACAAGTTCAAAGAG GTGATCGAGAAACTAGCAGCTGAGCAGAAGAAAACAGTGGAACAACTGAGCAAGCAGCTGGCGGCCGAGGGTCCACGGTTCGTGAACGCTGCGATGGCGGGACTCGCTGCCTTCACCGAGGCTCTCAAAGGCAAATAG